The following are from one region of the Mycetohabitans rhizoxinica HKI 454 genome:
- a CDS encoding UbiD family decarboxylase, which translates to MKYKDLRDFASRLEALGELRRVRAAVSPVLEMTELCDRVLNAGGPALLFENPAGHTMPVLGNLFGTTRRVALSMGVDAEADDAALTSLRDIGHLLSSLKEPEPPKGLKDATRLLSLAKAVWDMAPRTVSAPPCQEIVIEGGDVDLARLPIQTCWPHDAAPLITWGLTVTRGPNKPRQNLGIYRQQVIGRNKLIMRWLAHRGGALDFREFALAHPGQPYPVAVALGADPATILGAVTPVPDTLSEYQFAGLLRSGKTELAHCLTPGLAHLQVPARAEIILEGFIHPDAGAAQDVPAQPGPVSPRARVAGPAGRYEHALEGPYGDHTGYYNEQEWFPVFTVERITMRRGAIYHSTYTGKPPDEPAVLGVALNEVFVPLLQKQFPEITDFYLPPEGCSYRMAIVQMKKSYAGHAKRVMFGVWSFLRQFMYTKFIVVVDDDVNVRDWKEVIWALTTRVDPSRDTVLVDNTPIDYLDFASPVAGLGSKMGIDATNKWPGETSREWGRPIVMDAAVKRRVDALWTEIGLG; encoded by the coding sequence ATGAAATACAAAGACCTGCGTGACTTTGCGAGCCGCCTCGAAGCATTGGGAGAACTGCGAAGGGTTCGCGCCGCTGTCTCGCCAGTGCTTGAAATGACCGAGCTATGCGACCGCGTGCTCAATGCGGGCGGCCCCGCGCTGCTGTTCGAGAATCCGGCCGGGCACACGATGCCTGTGCTTGGCAACCTGTTTGGTACGACACGTCGCGTCGCGCTCAGCATGGGCGTCGATGCCGAGGCTGACGACGCGGCCTTAACGTCGCTGCGCGATATCGGTCACCTATTGTCGTCGCTGAAGGAGCCGGAGCCGCCGAAGGGCCTGAAGGATGCGACACGGCTACTTTCGCTGGCCAAGGCCGTCTGGGACATGGCACCCCGCACGGTCAGCGCACCGCCTTGCCAGGAGATCGTGATTGAAGGTGGCGATGTCGACCTGGCGCGGCTGCCAATCCAAACCTGCTGGCCGCACGACGCAGCGCCGCTGATTACCTGGGGCCTCACCGTCACGCGGGGGCCGAACAAGCCGCGTCAGAATCTGGGCATCTATCGGCAACAAGTGATCGGGCGCAACAAGCTGATCATGCGCTGGCTCGCCCATCGCGGCGGCGCGCTGGATTTTCGCGAATTTGCGCTAGCCCATCCTGGCCAGCCCTATCCAGTCGCCGTCGCGCTCGGCGCCGATCCGGCGACGATTCTCGGTGCCGTCACGCCGGTACCCGACACATTGTCCGAATATCAGTTCGCCGGCTTGCTGCGCAGCGGCAAAACCGAGCTGGCCCACTGCTTGACGCCCGGACTGGCGCATCTGCAAGTGCCAGCCCGCGCGGAAATCATCCTGGAGGGGTTCATCCATCCCGATGCAGGCGCAGCGCAAGACGTTCCGGCACAGCCGGGACCCGTGTCGCCGCGCGCTCGCGTGGCCGGACCGGCCGGCCGCTACGAACATGCACTGGAGGGCCCCTATGGCGACCACACCGGCTATTACAACGAGCAGGAGTGGTTTCCGGTGTTCACCGTCGAGCGCATCACGATGCGGCGCGGCGCGATCTACCATTCGACGTACACGGGCAAGCCGCCGGACGAACCGGCCGTGCTCGGCGTCGCGCTGAACGAGGTATTCGTGCCGCTGCTGCAAAAGCAGTTTCCGGAGATCACCGACTTCTATCTGCCGCCGGAAGGATGCAGTTACCGGATGGCCATCGTGCAGATGAAGAAAAGCTATGCCGGCCACGCCAAACGCGTGATGTTCGGTGTCTGGAGCTTCTTGCGGCAATTCATGTATACGAAGTTCATTGTCGTGGTGGACGACGACGTGAATGTGCGCGACTGGAAAGAGGTGATTTGGGCCCTGACGACGCGTGTGGATCCGAGCCGCGACACGGTGCTGGTCGACAACACACCAATCGACTATCTCGACTTTGCGTCGCCGGTGGCCGGACTCGGCTCCAAAATGGGCATCGATGCGACGAACAAGTGGCCCGGCGAGACTTCCCGCGAATGGGGCCGGCCGATTGTGATGGACGCAGCGGTCAAGCGGCGTGTCGATGCGCTATGGACAGAGATCGGCCTGGGGTAA